One stretch of Roseimicrobium sp. ORNL1 DNA includes these proteins:
- the atpA gene encoding F0F1 ATP synthase subunit alpha, which yields MSSILQEIEREIAGLKTAVTRSNVGVVREIGDGVAKVEGLSDVMLNEMIEFPGGLYGLALNLEETEVGCVLLGSGEKIKAGDEVKTTGRLLSVPVGKSLLGRVVNALGEAIDGKGDIKGDAEYPVEKIAPGIITRKSVSVPVQTGILPIDAMIPIGRGQRELIIGDRSTGKTTIAVDTIISQAKQNKAAEQGKLQGHKPLYCIYVAIGQKQSNIARVVKTLEEAGAMEYTVIVSASASDSAVNQYLSPYTGCAIGEWFMDQGQDALIVFDDLSKQAVAYRQVSLVLKRPSGREAYPGDVFYLHSRLLERSARVNENYGGGSITALPIIETQAGDVSAYIPTNVISITDGQIFLETDLFYQGIRPAISVGLSVSRVGSAAQTKAIKKVAGTTKLDLAQFRELAAFAQFGSDLDAGTKAKLDRGARIVELFKQQQYQPKSLPIMVVNLYAMQNGFFDDVAVDRVRECQAKLEEYFTTRKEALLDRIGNEKALDNVADELKTAVTDFKATWK from the coding sequence ATGAGCAGCATCCTCCAGGAAATCGAAAGAGAAATCGCCGGACTCAAGACGGCTGTCACCAGGTCCAATGTGGGCGTGGTCCGTGAAATCGGGGACGGCGTGGCGAAGGTCGAAGGCCTGAGCGATGTGATGCTCAACGAAATGATCGAGTTCCCCGGCGGCCTGTACGGTCTGGCGCTGAACCTCGAAGAAACCGAAGTGGGCTGCGTGCTTCTCGGCTCCGGTGAAAAGATCAAAGCCGGTGACGAAGTGAAGACCACCGGTCGTCTCCTTTCCGTTCCTGTCGGCAAGAGCCTCCTTGGCCGCGTGGTGAACGCACTCGGCGAAGCCATCGACGGCAAGGGCGACATCAAGGGTGACGCTGAGTACCCCGTTGAAAAGATCGCTCCTGGTATCATTACCCGTAAGTCGGTGTCCGTGCCTGTGCAGACCGGCATTCTCCCCATCGACGCGATGATTCCGATTGGCCGTGGCCAGCGCGAACTCATCATCGGTGACCGCTCCACGGGCAAGACCACCATCGCGGTGGACACCATCATCTCCCAGGCGAAGCAGAACAAGGCTGCCGAACAGGGCAAGCTGCAGGGCCACAAGCCCCTCTACTGCATCTACGTCGCCATCGGCCAGAAGCAGTCGAACATCGCCCGTGTGGTGAAGACGCTCGAAGAAGCCGGCGCCATGGAATACACCGTGATCGTCAGCGCTTCCGCCTCGGACTCCGCGGTGAACCAGTACCTCTCCCCCTACACCGGCTGCGCCATCGGCGAGTGGTTCATGGACCAGGGCCAGGATGCGCTCATCGTGTTTGATGACCTTTCCAAGCAGGCCGTCGCCTACCGCCAGGTCTCCCTGGTGCTGAAGCGCCCCTCCGGTCGTGAAGCGTATCCCGGCGACGTGTTCTACCTCCACAGCCGTCTGCTTGAGCGCTCGGCCCGTGTGAACGAAAACTACGGCGGCGGTTCCATCACCGCGCTTCCCATCATCGAGACGCAGGCGGGTGACGTGTCCGCGTACATCCCGACGAACGTGATTTCCATCACGGACGGCCAGATCTTCCTCGAAACCGACTTGTTCTACCAGGGCATCCGCCCCGCCATCTCGGTGGGTCTCTCGGTGTCCCGCGTGGGTTCCGCCGCCCAGACGAAGGCCATCAAGAAGGTGGCCGGTACCACCAAGCTGGACCTTGCGCAGTTCCGCGAACTCGCCGCTTTCGCCCAGTTCGGTTCCGACCTCGACGCCGGCACGAAAGCCAAGCTCGACCGCGGTGCCCGCATCGTGGAACTCTTCAAGCAGCAGCAGTACCAGCCGAAGAGCCTCCCCATCATGGTGGTGAACCTGTACGCCATGCAGAACGGCTTCTTCGACGACGTGGCCGTGGATCGCGTGCGTGAGTGCCAGGCCAAGCTGGAAGAATACTTCACCACCCGCAAGGAAGCCCTCCTCGACCGCATCGGCAACGAGAAGGCCCTCGACAACGTGGCAGATGAACTGAAAACCGCGGTCACCGATTTCAAGGCGACCTGGAAGTAA
- a CDS encoding F0F1 ATP synthase subunit delta translates to MKIDKNSARAARQLMRACVDQSGRLQQPRVRAVVKRLSEEKPRGYLRILAGFERLLRLEVEKRHALIESAAPLGTALREKIRADLQAKFGTDLDFEFTENPGLLGGLRVQVGSNVWDGSVLAKLEALRNSLS, encoded by the coding sequence ATGAAAATCGACAAAAACTCCGCCCGCGCCGCACGCCAGCTCATGCGCGCTTGTGTGGACCAGTCTGGCCGTCTCCAGCAGCCCCGCGTACGCGCCGTGGTGAAGCGCCTCTCCGAGGAGAAGCCCCGCGGCTACCTGCGCATCCTCGCCGGCTTCGAGCGTCTGCTCCGCCTTGAGGTGGAAAAGCGCCACGCGCTCATCGAAAGCGCCGCGCCTCTGGGCACCGCGCTTCGCGAAAAGATCCGCGCCGACCTGCAGGCCAAGTTCGGCACCGATCTCGATTTCGAATTCACCGAAAACCCCGGGCTCCTCGGTGGCCTTCGCGTGCAGGTGGGCAGCAACGTGTGGGACGGCAGCGTCCTCGCCAAGCTCGAAGCCCTTCGCAACAGTCTCTCCTAA
- the metH gene encoding methionine synthase produces the protein MPAQPDASEELRKELSRRIMVIDGAMGTTIRGYGLTEADTRGERFKDAPKDLKNNGDILSLTRPDVIGDIHKRFLVAGADMIETNTFSGSSIAQSEFFKEDPRETGKGRKDPAFYQEVLEDKFLEELAWDINFESARLCREWADKIGSDTGRKRYVAGAIGPLTVSLSVSPDADDAGFRVVTFDQVVEDYRRQVRALIAGGVDTLLVETIFDALNAKAALVAIEQVFEEDKLRLPIQVSAAVGLGGETMISAQKAEALWNAVRQHKLLSIGLNCSLGPDKMRPFLEELATRADTFISCYPNAGMPNPLTPTGFDLEPHHMGEYLTDFAGGKLVNIAGGCCGNTPDHIAAIAKAVERFEPRSIPTIEPLMRLSGSDAFTLAKEANYLMIGERTNVAGSPKFAKLIKENKLEEAVAIARQQVENGANVIDVCMDEGLIDGVTMMTRFLLLLAAEPEIAKVPIMVDSSKWEVIEAGLKCLQGKGIVNSISLKEGEELFKERARTINHYGAATVVMAFDEQGQAATYEDKIRICERAYRILVDEVGFNPQDIIFDPNILTVATGMEEHNNYALDFINATRWIKENLPGAKVSGGVSNISFSFRGNNKVREAMHSAFLYYAIKAGMDMGIVNAGMLEVYEDIPQEMLVKVEDVLLNRRPDATEILVDYAEQFKGQKGDKKQEVDLAWREAPVEKRLEHALLRGITDFIDQDTEEARAKLGVPLKVIEGPLMDGMGVVGDLFGAGKMFLPQVVKSARVMKKAVAYLQPFMEAEKEAQAEARAAAHRKALETNADAIAETAAEESSPTIVLATVKGDVHDIGKNIVGVVMACNGFRVIDLGVMVACEKILERAVEEKADIIGLSGLITPSLDEMVHVASEMQRKGFKLPLLIGGATTSAAHTAIKIAPKYEHPIVHVLDASRSVPVMTSLLSEEQRAGFVQKNEERHNDLRAKYAAKDEASKLLPIAEARAKGSQFDWATQEIAVPSFTGVKVFDPLSIEEVVPFIDWSPFFHTWELRGRWHPEEQRFKSALPEFQAQVEPEAAKLYNDAYALLQRVIAEKRYTIRACYAFYPANRVGDDVEVYTDESRSTVRTVFHTLRQQNPKKDKPNYALADFVAPKESGRADYIGGFCVGIHGADEFADTFKSALDDYNSIMAKAIADRLAEATAEYLHKQARIAWGYEKPEELSNEELIRERYRGIRPAPGYPAQPDHTEKPILFDLMDATAHTGVTLTESNAMHPGAAVSGLYFGHPEARYFAVGKINKDQIEDYAARKGATVEEMEKWLGPWLAY, from the coding sequence ATGCCTGCCCAACCCGATGCCAGTGAAGAACTCCGTAAAGAGCTCAGCCGCCGCATTATGGTCATCGACGGAGCCATGGGCACCACCATTCGCGGTTACGGCCTGACCGAGGCGGACACGCGTGGTGAGCGCTTCAAGGACGCCCCCAAGGACTTGAAGAACAACGGGGACATCCTTTCCCTGACCCGTCCGGACGTCATCGGCGACATCCACAAGCGCTTCCTGGTGGCGGGTGCGGACATGATCGAAACGAACACCTTCTCGGGGTCCAGCATCGCCCAGAGCGAGTTCTTCAAGGAGGATCCGCGCGAGACCGGGAAGGGCCGAAAGGATCCCGCCTTCTACCAGGAAGTCCTTGAGGACAAGTTCCTTGAGGAGCTTGCTTGGGATATCAACTTTGAGTCTGCCCGCCTCTGTCGTGAATGGGCGGACAAGATTGGCTCGGATACCGGGCGCAAGCGCTATGTCGCCGGAGCCATCGGGCCGCTTACCGTGTCCCTGTCTGTTTCGCCCGATGCGGATGATGCCGGATTCCGCGTGGTCACCTTCGACCAGGTGGTGGAGGACTACCGCCGCCAAGTCCGCGCCCTCATTGCGGGCGGCGTCGACACCCTGCTCGTGGAGACCATCTTCGACGCCCTGAATGCGAAGGCGGCTCTGGTCGCAATCGAACAGGTCTTTGAGGAGGACAAGCTGCGTCTGCCCATCCAGGTGTCTGCGGCGGTCGGCCTCGGTGGCGAGACGATGATTTCCGCGCAAAAGGCTGAAGCTCTGTGGAATGCCGTGCGTCAGCACAAGCTCCTGTCCATCGGCCTGAACTGCTCCCTCGGCCCGGACAAGATGCGCCCCTTCCTGGAGGAGCTCGCCACTCGCGCAGACACCTTCATCTCCTGTTATCCGAACGCGGGCATGCCCAACCCGCTCACGCCCACGGGCTTCGATTTGGAGCCGCATCACATGGGCGAGTACCTCACGGACTTCGCCGGCGGGAAATTGGTGAACATCGCGGGCGGTTGCTGCGGCAATACGCCCGACCACATCGCGGCCATCGCCAAGGCGGTGGAGCGTTTCGAGCCCCGGTCGATTCCGACCATCGAGCCGCTGATGCGCCTGAGCGGCAGTGATGCCTTCACGCTGGCGAAGGAGGCGAACTACCTCATGATCGGCGAGCGCACGAACGTGGCTGGCTCGCCCAAGTTCGCCAAGCTGATCAAGGAAAACAAGCTGGAGGAGGCGGTGGCCATCGCCCGTCAGCAGGTCGAGAACGGCGCGAACGTCATCGACGTCTGCATGGACGAGGGCCTCATCGATGGCGTGACCATGATGACCCGGTTCCTGCTGCTGCTCGCGGCCGAGCCGGAAATCGCCAAGGTGCCCATCATGGTGGACTCCTCCAAGTGGGAGGTCATCGAGGCCGGCCTGAAGTGCCTTCAGGGCAAGGGTATCGTGAACTCCATCTCGCTCAAGGAGGGCGAGGAGCTTTTCAAGGAGCGTGCCCGCACCATCAATCACTACGGTGCTGCCACAGTGGTGATGGCGTTCGACGAGCAGGGTCAGGCTGCGACCTATGAGGACAAGATCCGCATCTGCGAGCGCGCCTACCGCATCCTGGTGGATGAAGTGGGCTTCAACCCTCAGGACATCATCTTCGACCCGAACATCCTCACCGTGGCCACGGGGATGGAGGAGCACAACAACTACGCGCTCGACTTCATCAACGCCACGCGCTGGATCAAGGAGAACCTCCCCGGTGCGAAGGTGAGCGGCGGCGTGAGCAACATCAGCTTCAGCTTCCGCGGCAACAACAAGGTGCGCGAGGCGATGCACAGCGCCTTCCTCTATTATGCCATCAAGGCGGGCATGGACATGGGCATTGTGAATGCCGGCATGCTCGAGGTGTATGAAGACATCCCTCAGGAGATGCTGGTGAAGGTGGAGGATGTACTCCTCAATCGCCGCCCGGATGCCACCGAGATTCTTGTCGATTACGCCGAGCAGTTCAAAGGGCAGAAGGGCGACAAGAAACAGGAGGTGGACCTTGCCTGGCGTGAAGCTCCGGTGGAGAAGCGCCTCGAACACGCGCTGCTGCGCGGCATCACCGATTTCATTGATCAAGACACCGAAGAAGCGCGCGCCAAGCTGGGTGTCCCGCTGAAGGTCATCGAAGGCCCGCTCATGGATGGCATGGGCGTGGTGGGTGACTTGTTCGGCGCTGGGAAAATGTTCCTGCCGCAGGTGGTGAAGAGTGCCCGCGTCATGAAGAAGGCTGTGGCCTATCTGCAGCCCTTCATGGAAGCAGAGAAGGAAGCACAGGCCGAAGCTCGTGCCGCCGCGCATCGGAAAGCATTGGAGACCAATGCTGATGCAATCGCTGAAACGGCAGCGGAAGAATCCTCGCCGACCATCGTGCTCGCGACCGTGAAAGGTGACGTGCATGACATCGGCAAAAACATCGTGGGCGTGGTCATGGCCTGCAATGGCTTCCGCGTCATCGACCTCGGCGTGATGGTGGCGTGCGAGAAGATTCTTGAGCGCGCGGTTGAAGAAAAAGCAGACATCATCGGGCTGAGTGGACTCATCACTCCTTCGCTGGATGAGATGGTGCATGTCGCCAGCGAGATGCAGCGCAAGGGATTCAAGCTCCCACTGCTCATCGGCGGCGCGACCACCAGTGCGGCGCATACCGCCATCAAGATTGCACCGAAGTACGAGCACCCCATCGTGCATGTGCTGGATGCCTCCCGCTCCGTGCCGGTGATGACTTCACTGCTCAGCGAAGAGCAGCGGGCCGGATTCGTCCAGAAGAACGAAGAGCGTCACAACGACCTGCGCGCGAAATACGCGGCCAAGGATGAAGCCAGCAAGCTGCTGCCCATCGCCGAGGCGCGTGCCAAGGGCTCTCAGTTTGACTGGGCCACGCAGGAGATCGCCGTGCCGTCATTCACCGGCGTGAAGGTATTTGATCCGCTGTCCATTGAGGAAGTGGTGCCCTTCATCGACTGGTCACCCTTCTTCCACACCTGGGAACTGCGCGGTCGCTGGCATCCGGAGGAGCAGCGTTTCAAGAGTGCACTTCCAGAGTTTCAGGCACAGGTCGAACCCGAGGCGGCGAAACTCTACAACGACGCGTACGCCCTGCTGCAACGCGTCATCGCGGAGAAGCGCTACACCATCCGCGCCTGCTACGCCTTCTATCCCGCCAATCGTGTGGGTGATGACGTGGAAGTCTACACGGACGAATCACGCTCCACCGTGCGGACGGTGTTCCACACCCTGCGCCAGCAGAATCCCAAGAAGGACAAGCCAAACTACGCCCTCGCCGACTTCGTGGCGCCGAAGGAAAGCGGACGCGCGGACTACATCGGCGGCTTCTGTGTGGGCATCCATGGAGCGGATGAGTTCGCGGACACCTTCAAGAGCGCTCTCGACGACTATAACAGCATTATGGCCAAGGCGATTGCGGATCGTCTGGCGGAAGCCACGGCGGAATACCTGCACAAGCAGGCCCGCATCGCGTGGGGTTATGAGAAACCGGAAGAGCTCTCGAATGAGGAGCTCATCCGCGAGCGCTACCGCGGCATCCGTCCCGCGCCGGGCTATCCTGCCCAGCCGGACCACACGGAGAAGCCCATCCTGTTTGATCTGATGGACGCGACGGCTCACACCGGTGTGACCCTCACCGAGAGCAACGCCATGCACCCCGGCGCTGCCGTGAGTGGCTTGTACTTTGGCCACCCCGAAGCGCGTTATTTTGCCGTGGGCAAGATCAACAAGGACCAGATCGAAGACTACGCTGCCCGCAAGGGGGCGACGGTGGAGGAGATGGAGAAGTGGCTGGGGCCGTGGCTGGCGTATTGA
- a CDS encoding DEAD/DEAH box helicase — protein MDSNSSFEPGTEPDATSAAPSPEVVPLSTAPAPAPQPAPEAQESSSPVAAAAPAPAPAAPASDKPLFADLGLAPEILQAVTALGFEQPSPIQAGSIPPALQGRDVVGQSQTGSGKTMAFAIPVVQSIDPRERGVRALIMCPTRELAMQVCEEVHKLTAYKRGIRALPVYGGATYHRQIRGLQDGAQVVVGTPGRIHDLIEKGVLILDDLKLLVFDEADEMLDMGFREDIENLVSLLPEERQTLFFSATLDGPIRPLVESFTRNPVRVSISHKALTVPSVEQRFFECMSRSKIEVLCRVLDMENPRLAMVFGNTKRAVDDVTDALMARGYAVDRLHGDLNQTMRDRVMKNFRAGTVEVLACTDVAARGLDVDEVDLVVNFDLPYDEEDYVHRIGRTGRAGRKGKAVSLVSGREIFLLQRIQRYAKVNIERSKVPTREEVEGKRTDGFIEKLQATLDKGDFKSHEDTLQRLLDAGQNSTDISSALMHLWIAESSREAEEILEDRPKPERRQRDPREQGGGNYRDRDQSQGQGGGNYRDERGPRQGPPAPHQPPGNFTRMFINIGAMDEATPRDIVGAVYRTANLPPGSLGRVEIFEKCSYIGVPHEFVQQVQDGISGAVFRGRSLRMDIAGPPEGGGGGGGGFQRRPFGGGGGGGFRDREQGGQGQGQGYQGGQGGGGGYDQRERRSFGPRSSGYGGGGFGGGGYGPKKKFGGFSGGSSGGGFKKKKPPFGGWEE, from the coding sequence ATGGATAGTAACTCTTCTTTTGAGCCCGGCACTGAGCCGGATGCCACGTCAGCCGCCCCCTCTCCGGAGGTCGTGCCGCTGTCGACGGCTCCTGCTCCGGCTCCTCAGCCTGCCCCTGAAGCGCAGGAGAGTTCCAGTCCTGTCGCCGCCGCTGCTCCCGCTCCCGCCCCGGCTGCCCCTGCTTCTGACAAACCCCTTTTCGCCGATCTCGGCCTGGCCCCGGAGATTCTCCAGGCGGTGACAGCCCTTGGTTTTGAACAGCCTTCGCCGATTCAGGCGGGCTCCATCCCTCCGGCGCTGCAGGGTCGCGACGTAGTGGGCCAGTCCCAGACGGGTTCCGGCAAGACCATGGCCTTCGCCATTCCGGTGGTGCAGTCGATTGATCCCCGTGAGCGTGGCGTGCGTGCGCTCATCATGTGTCCGACGCGCGAGCTGGCCATGCAGGTGTGCGAGGAAGTGCACAAGCTCACGGCCTACAAGCGTGGCATTCGTGCCCTTCCGGTGTACGGCGGCGCGACGTATCACCGCCAGATTCGCGGCCTGCAGGACGGCGCGCAGGTGGTTGTCGGCACTCCCGGCCGTATTCACGATCTGATTGAGAAGGGCGTGCTGATCCTCGATGACCTCAAGCTGCTCGTGTTCGATGAAGCGGATGAGATGCTCGACATGGGCTTCCGCGAGGACATTGAGAACCTCGTCTCCCTGCTTCCTGAGGAACGCCAGACCCTTTTCTTCTCGGCCACGCTGGATGGCCCGATCCGCCCGCTGGTGGAGAGCTTCACGCGCAATCCCGTGCGTGTGAGCATTTCGCACAAGGCGCTCACGGTGCCCTCGGTCGAACAGCGCTTCTTCGAATGCATGAGCCGCTCGAAGATCGAGGTGCTCTGCCGTGTGCTCGACATGGAGAATCCCCGTCTGGCCATGGTCTTCGGCAATACGAAGCGTGCTGTGGACGATGTGACGGACGCTCTCATGGCACGCGGCTATGCCGTGGATCGCCTGCATGGTGACCTCAACCAGACGATGCGTGACCGCGTGATGAAGAATTTCCGCGCCGGCACGGTGGAAGTGCTCGCGTGTACGGACGTGGCCGCTCGTGGTCTCGACGTGGATGAAGTGGATCTGGTCGTGAATTTCGACCTGCCTTACGACGAAGAAGACTACGTACACCGCATTGGCCGCACCGGTCGTGCCGGGCGCAAGGGCAAGGCCGTGAGCCTCGTGAGCGGTCGTGAAATCTTCCTGCTCCAGCGCATCCAGCGCTACGCCAAGGTGAACATCGAACGCTCCAAGGTGCCGACCCGTGAAGAGGTGGAAGGCAAGCGCACGGATGGCTTCATCGAGAAACTCCAGGCTACGCTCGACAAGGGCGACTTCAAGTCCCACGAAGACACCCTCCAGCGCCTTCTCGATGCCGGACAGAACAGCACGGACATCTCCAGCGCGTTGATGCACCTCTGGATTGCGGAATCCTCCCGCGAGGCCGAGGAAATTCTTGAGGACCGTCCGAAGCCAGAGCGCCGTCAGCGCGATCCGCGTGAGCAGGGTGGTGGAAACTACCGTGACCGTGATCAGTCACAGGGCCAGGGTGGTGGAAACTACCGTGATGAGCGCGGCCCCCGTCAGGGCCCGCCTGCGCCGCATCAGCCTCCGGGGAATTTCACCCGCATGTTCATCAACATCGGCGCCATGGACGAGGCCACGCCTCGCGACATCGTGGGGGCCGTTTACCGCACCGCAAACCTGCCTCCGGGCAGCCTTGGTCGCGTGGAAATCTTTGAGAAGTGCAGCTACATCGGCGTGCCGCATGAGTTCGTGCAGCAGGTGCAGGATGGCATCTCAGGCGCGGTCTTCCGTGGCCGCAGCCTGCGCATGGACATTGCCGGACCTCCAGAAGGTGGCGGCGGTGGCGGTGGTGGATTCCAGCGTCGTCCTTTCGGCGGTGGTGGCGGTGGCGGGTTCCGCGATCGTGAGCAAGGCGGTCAAGGTCAAGGTCAGGGCTATCAAGGTGGCCAGGGCGGTGGCGGCGGCTACGACCAGCGCGAACGCCGGTCCTTTGGCCCCCGCAGCAGCGGCTACGGCGGCGGCGGATTTGGTGGTGGTGGCTACGGGCCCAAGAAGAAGTTCGGCGGTTTCAGCGGCGGCAGCTCTGGTGGCGGCTTCAAGAAGAAGAAGCCTCCCTTCGGCGGTTGGGAGGAGTAG
- the atpG gene encoding ATP synthase F1 subunit gamma produces MPSTRDIRRRIKSVKNTAQITKAMQLVAAAKMKKAQDQATNGRPYAELLNKVLVSLREGIEEGSHPYFTEGKGGKTLVILITSDKGLCGALNTNLLKKLIAADLQGEVEYVTIGRKGAQSLSRLRKKLIADFPIKDPAKFLELRTVGNFAQEKFLTGEYSKILVAFNNFINTVTIVPTVEQLLPVNPVTLGGKRDFEGMAGIYQAKEASAGDNPEYLFEPDAKTVFDTILPQYVNNTLWQMLLEARASEHSSRMVAMKNATDNAKQLIKDLTLEYNKLRQAAITNELLEITTAKMALA; encoded by the coding sequence ATGCCCTCCACCCGCGACATCCGCCGCCGCATCAAGTCGGTCAAAAACACGGCCCAGATCACCAAGGCCATGCAGCTCGTCGCGGCTGCGAAGATGAAGAAGGCACAGGACCAAGCCACCAATGGCCGCCCCTATGCCGAGCTTCTGAACAAGGTGCTGGTAAGCTTGCGCGAAGGCATTGAAGAAGGCAGCCATCCGTACTTCACGGAAGGCAAGGGCGGCAAGACCCTCGTCATCCTCATCACGAGCGACAAGGGCCTGTGCGGTGCGTTGAACACGAATCTCCTCAAGAAGCTCATCGCAGCGGACCTGCAGGGTGAAGTGGAGTACGTGACCATCGGCCGCAAGGGCGCCCAGTCCCTCTCCCGCCTGCGCAAGAAGCTCATCGCTGACTTCCCCATCAAGGACCCCGCCAAGTTCCTGGAACTGCGCACCGTGGGTAACTTCGCACAGGAGAAATTCCTCACGGGTGAGTACTCTAAGATCCTCGTGGCCTTCAACAACTTCATCAACACCGTGACCATCGTCCCCACGGTGGAGCAGCTTCTCCCGGTCAATCCCGTGACCCTCGGCGGCAAGCGCGACTTCGAAGGCATGGCCGGTATCTATCAGGCGAAGGAAGCCTCTGCCGGCGACAATCCTGAGTACCTCTTCGAGCCGGACGCGAAGACCGTCTTCGACACCATCCTGCCCCAGTATGTGAACAACACGCTCTGGCAGATGCTTCTGGAAGCGCGCGCATCTGAGCACTCCAGCCGAATGGTGGCGATGAAGAACGCGACCGACAACGCGAAGCAGCTTATCAAGGACCTGACGCTCGAGTACAACAAGCTCCGCCAGGCTGCCATTACCAACGAACTTCTCGAAATCACGACCGCCAAGATGGCGCTCGCATAG
- a CDS encoding ATPase yields MIIELMTTASEAAAAAPAAAAGITGNVASAAGLFGGALGVGLAGSKAVEAVGRNPGAFGNILVIGIIAMALAEGLGVMALFLAR; encoded by the coding sequence ATGATCATCGAACTCATGACCACGGCCTCTGAGGCCGCCGCCGCCGCTCCCGCCGCCGCCGCTGGCATCACGGGCAACGTCGCCTCCGCAGCCGGCCTTTTCGGCGGCGCTCTTGGCGTGGGCCTGGCCGGTTCCAAGGCTGTGGAAGCCGTGGGCCGCAATCCCGGCGCTTTCGGTAACATCCTCGTTATCGGCATTATCGCGATGGCCCTTGCAGAAGGTCTGGGCGTTATGGCCCTCTTCCTTGCTCGCTAA
- the atpB gene encoding F0F1 ATP synthase subunit A, producing the protein MLAVDAAASPVFPKIPFADFFTSSTLVAVVVLGVLLWLSKKATTGMQLVPHKAQNLFEFLVEGLYGRVEGIVGAKLAPKAFPLLATLFLFILVSNWFGLVPGVGTIGWGHTTGFLTIGTGAHDMTKPILRPPTGDLNMTIGLALTAFIVWLFITIKEIGVWGFVVHTFGPKGGLKGFMGFVVGLVFLFVGAIELVSIAMRPLTLSVRLYGNIYAGESVLHAMSTMMDGSAPWLSFLGSVALPIPFYFMELLVGLLQAMVFTLLSAVYIQLSTTHDDHGHEEGHGSHH; encoded by the coding sequence ATGCTGGCTGTGGACGCGGCTGCGAGCCCGGTTTTTCCGAAAATCCCATTCGCGGATTTCTTCACGAGTTCCACGCTGGTGGCGGTCGTTGTGCTTGGCGTTCTGCTCTGGCTCTCGAAGAAGGCCACCACTGGCATGCAGTTGGTGCCTCACAAGGCGCAAAACCTTTTCGAGTTTCTTGTCGAAGGTCTCTATGGTCGTGTGGAAGGCATCGTCGGTGCGAAGCTTGCTCCGAAGGCCTTCCCGCTTCTGGCCACGCTGTTCCTCTTCATCCTTGTGTCGAACTGGTTCGGCCTCGTTCCTGGGGTTGGCACCATCGGTTGGGGCCACACGACCGGCTTCCTCACGATTGGCACCGGCGCGCATGACATGACGAAGCCCATCCTTCGTCCTCCGACCGGCGACTTGAACATGACCATCGGCCTTGCGCTGACGGCGTTCATTGTCTGGCTCTTCATCACCATCAAGGAAATCGGCGTGTGGGGTTTCGTTGTTCACACCTTCGGACCGAAGGGTGGCCTCAAGGGTTTCATGGGTTTCGTTGTCGGTCTCGTGTTCCTCTTCGTTGGTGCCATTGAGTTGGTGTCCATTGCGATGCGCCCGCTGACCCTCTCCGTCCGTCTCTACGGCAACATCTACGCCGGTGAGAGCGTGCTCCACGCAATGAGCACGATGATGGACGGCAGCGCCCCCTGGCTCAGCTTTTTGGGCAGCGTGGCTCTTCCAATTCCCTTCTACTTCATGGAACTGCTCGTGGGCCTGCTCCAGGCCATGGTGTTCACCCTTCTGAGCGCGGTGTACATCCAGCTCTCCACCACTCATGACGACCACGGTCACGAGGAAGGACACGGCTCACACCACTAA
- the atpF gene encoding F0F1 ATP synthase subunit B, with protein sequence MLEQFGIQWPKIIAQVFTFGIVYFVLNRYAFGPIVAMLEARRKRIADGEAKLEKIARDLAAAEENARAIIDKANTDGNRLIKEAGESAASLAEKKKQDAVHEASQILAKAREAAKLEQEQLLTQLKREFGRMVVDATGRVTGKVLNSDDQDRINRETAAQVAL encoded by the coding sequence ATGTTAGAACAGTTCGGCATCCAGTGGCCCAAAATCATCGCGCAGGTCTTCACCTTCGGGATCGTGTATTTCGTGCTCAATCGCTACGCCTTCGGCCCGATTGTTGCCATGCTGGAGGCTCGTCGCAAGCGCATCGCCGATGGTGAAGCCAAGCTTGAAAAGATCGCGCGTGACCTCGCTGCCGCAGAAGAAAATGCGCGCGCCATCATCGACAAGGCCAACACCGACGGCAACCGCCTGATCAAGGAAGCCGGTGAAAGCGCCGCCTCCCTTGCTGAAAAGAAGAAGCAGGACGCCGTGCATGAAGCCTCCCAGATCCTCGCCAAGGCCCGCGAAGCCGCGAAGCTCGAGCAGGAACAGCTTCTCACCCAGCTCAAGCGCGAATTCGGCCGCATGGTCGTGGACGCCACGGGTCGTGTGACCGGCAAGGTCCTCAACAGCGACGACCAGGATCGCATCAATCGCGAGACGGCCGCCCAGGTGGCCCTCTAA